The Pannonibacter sp. XCT-53 sequence AGCGGTACGACCGAGGTGACCGTCCCGACCGGGGCGAGCGTCCGGACCGGGGCGAGCGCCCCGAGCGGAGCGAGCGCCCGGAGCGTGGCGATCGTCCCGATCGTGCCGAGCGTGGCGACCGTCCGGAGCGCGGCAACCGCGACCGCCGGGATCGTGGCGAGCGCTACGAACGGGCGGCCCGTCCGGTGGACTATGTCACCGCCGACACGCCGCAGCCTTTCATCGAGAGCATGCCCGTGATCGACCTGAGCGGTCAGGCCACCCGCGGCCCGGTCGCCCATGACGAGGCGGAAGACCAGGTGTTCGATGCCGGGCACGAGGGGGGCGAGGATGACAAGCCGCGCCGCCGTCTGCGTGGCACCCGGGGTCGTGGCCAGCGCCGCGGCGCGGACGAGGCCGAGGCCGCACCGGCCGAGGTTGTCGAGCCCGTTGCCGCCGCACCGGAAGCGGATGCAGGCGAGGCCGGCGAGGCCAAGCCGCGGGTCCGCCGCGCCCCGCGCCCGCGCCGTCCGAAGGACGCCGAGGCCGTCGCGGGCAGCGACGCCTGACCGGCCTGTCCTGACTGGCCAGCCCTTGCCGGCACGTCCTTGCCGGCCTGTCCTGTCCGACCAATCCTCAAGACGGCGTCCGGGTCCCCGGGCGCCGTCTTGTCGTTCCGGCGCCGGCACGGGACTGCCCCGCCCCATATCGACCTGTTCCGCCTCCGGCGGCACAGGTCGGGGATCGCTCCAGCGCCAGGCGAGCCTCGGCTGTTAGGAAAGATCCGGAGTTGCCGGGCCTCCCCCTTTTGTTGTCGATTTGCAACACTATATCGGAGAGGCCATCGCAAGGATGGCGCGGTCGCCCGCTTGCCGGGGGCCGCAGTCCGATACGCCGGCCATGCTTCGGGTGGACCGGCGGCAAGGAGGTCATGATGAACATCGAGAAATTCACCGAGCGGGCGCGCGGCTTCATCCAGTCGGCCCAG is a genomic window containing:
- a CDS encoding DUF4167 domain-containing protein — translated: MRGRGGRKGPNPLNRTFESNGPDVKIRGTALHIAEKYQQLARDAQAAGDRVMSENYFQHAEHYLRIVAAAQPNMLSANGLRFDGAHEDEDDEDIGGERFEQIDRPERSDRAERPERAERGERPDRMERGERYDRGDRPDRGERPDRGERPERSERPERGDRPDRAERGDRPERGNRDRRDRGERYERAARPVDYVTADTPQPFIESMPVIDLSGQATRGPVAHDEAEDQVFDAGHEGGEDDKPRRRLRGTRGRGQRRGADEAEAAPAEVVEPVAAAPEADAGEAGEAKPRVRRAPRPRRPKDAEAVAGSDA